One Micromonospora sp. FIMYZ51 genomic window carries:
- a CDS encoding siderophore-interacting protein, whose product MTSTLPAAPWRLFSVEVRAVRRLSPSFVRVTFTGPDLDRFADNGYDQRIKLALPVPGQRGVHLPEGPDWYARWRALPEHLRSPIRTYTARAVRPQLNEVDVDLVLHGDGGPATRWARRVRPGDEIAILGPNAAYEGNHGGVEFRPPSTGCLLLAGDETAVPAISGICARLPLHARGRVLLEVPEAADVLPLATPPGVAVTWLPRAADPYGARLVGAVVAAADELLADRVPALAARSVAASAGQPVDDVDVDRELLWEVPDPFPAAPLYAWLAGEAAVIRTLRRHLVAERGLDRRAVAFMGYWRQGQPTPS is encoded by the coding sequence ATGACCAGCACCCTGCCCGCCGCGCCCTGGCGGCTGTTCAGCGTCGAGGTCCGCGCGGTACGCCGGCTCAGCCCGTCCTTCGTCCGGGTCACCTTCACCGGCCCGGACCTGGACCGCTTCGCCGACAACGGCTACGACCAGCGGATCAAGCTGGCCCTGCCGGTGCCCGGCCAACGCGGCGTCCACCTGCCCGAAGGCCCCGACTGGTACGCCCGCTGGCGCGCACTGCCGGAGCACCTGCGCAGCCCGATCCGCACGTACACCGCCCGCGCGGTCCGGCCGCAGCTCAACGAGGTGGACGTCGACCTGGTGCTGCACGGCGACGGCGGGCCGGCGACCCGGTGGGCGCGGCGGGTCCGCCCCGGCGACGAGATCGCCATCCTGGGACCGAACGCCGCGTACGAGGGGAACCACGGCGGCGTCGAGTTCCGTCCCCCGTCGACCGGGTGCCTGCTGCTGGCCGGGGACGAGACTGCCGTGCCGGCGATCAGTGGCATCTGTGCCCGGCTGCCGCTGCACGCCCGTGGTCGGGTGCTGCTGGAGGTGCCCGAGGCGGCCGACGTGCTGCCGCTGGCCACCCCGCCCGGCGTGGCGGTGACCTGGCTGCCCCGGGCGGCCGACCCGTACGGTGCCCGGCTGGTCGGTGCCGTGGTCGCCGCGGCCGACGAGTTGCTTGCCGACCGAGTGCCCGCCCTCGCGGCCCGGTCGGTCGCCGCTTCGGCCGGCCAGCCGGTCGACGACGTCGACGTGGACCGCGAACTCCTCTGGGAGGTGCCCGACCCGTTTCCGGCGGCACCGCTCTACGCCTGGCTGGCCGGCGAGGCGGCGGTCATCCGCACCCTGCGCCGCCACCTGGTGGCCGAGCGCGGCCTCGACCGTCGCGCCGTCGCCTTCATGGGCTACTGGCGCCAAGGCCAGCCCACACCCTCCTGA
- a CDS encoding iron ABC transporter permease encodes MTALIAPTSSEPAAPPAPGRRHSGSRVAGVFLAAIALCLVVAAVHVTQGTSGIGALDLLRLLTGGDDEAARVLVASRLPRLLAGLAIGIALGFAGAALQSVARNPLASPDTLAVNAGAHLAIVSVAAFGIALPALPAGGLAFGGGLAAAGLVLAMSSGGQAGTTRLILAGSATALALSSVTMLLLLLFEQATIGLFAWGNGSLVQADLVALSQLAPVIGAALVALMLLGHRLDILALGDDTATVLGLNVRRTRLVVTVLAVLLSAAAVTLTGPVGFVGLCAPVIVRLLGPLVPEVHRHRVLLPLSGIAGVVIVLGADVLLRAVMGGQAGVDIPTGVVTTLLGAAILIWLARRHRDAGPTRRPPGGHAAVRTAAFHRTVVVVAGTVTAAAVLLGMLAGDTWVLFGDVVNWLNGSTGPAYTFVLDQRWPRVAAAMLAGAALAVAGTTVQAVCRNPLAEPGILGITAGAGLGAVCLLTFVPLAGVWAVSGVAGVGAMLAFALVYGAAWRGGLSSDRLVLIGFGAWQGGMALITYLIVAFDPWNTGKALTWLSGSTYGRTAGQVLPVAIALLVLTPAVVAARRELDLMALDDDTPRVLGVRLERTRLVALGAAALLTSTAVSAVGVIGFVGLVAPHAARALVGGRHARVLPVAALLGAALVSLADTLGRTVIAPAQVPAGLVTALIGTPYFVWLLWRSRAATPQTR; translated from the coding sequence GTGACTGCGCTGATCGCGCCCACGAGCTCGGAGCCGGCCGCCCCGCCGGCTCCGGGCCGGCGCCACTCCGGTTCCCGGGTGGCCGGGGTCTTCCTCGCCGCCATCGCGCTGTGCCTGGTCGTCGCGGCGGTGCACGTCACCCAGGGCACCTCCGGCATCGGCGCGCTCGACCTCCTGCGGCTGCTCACCGGCGGTGACGACGAGGCGGCCCGGGTGCTTGTCGCGTCCCGGCTGCCCCGGCTGCTCGCCGGGCTGGCCATCGGCATCGCCCTCGGCTTCGCCGGTGCCGCCTTGCAGTCGGTGGCCCGCAACCCGCTCGCCTCGCCGGACACCCTCGCCGTCAACGCCGGCGCCCACCTGGCCATCGTCTCGGTCGCCGCGTTCGGTATCGCGCTGCCCGCGCTGCCTGCCGGTGGCCTCGCCTTCGGCGGCGGGCTCGCCGCGGCCGGCCTGGTGCTGGCGATGTCCTCCGGCGGGCAGGCCGGCACCACCCGGCTGATCCTCGCCGGCTCGGCCACCGCACTGGCGCTCAGCTCGGTGACCATGCTGCTGCTCCTGCTCTTCGAGCAGGCCACCATCGGCCTGTTCGCCTGGGGCAACGGCTCGCTGGTGCAGGCCGACCTGGTCGCGCTCAGCCAGCTCGCCCCGGTGATCGGCGCCGCGCTGGTGGCGCTGATGCTGCTCGGTCACCGCCTCGACATCCTGGCCCTCGGCGACGACACCGCCACCGTGCTCGGCCTCAACGTACGGCGTACCCGGCTGGTCGTGACGGTGCTGGCCGTGCTGCTCTCCGCCGCAGCGGTCACCCTCACCGGACCGGTCGGCTTCGTCGGCCTCTGCGCGCCGGTGATCGTCCGGCTGCTCGGGCCACTGGTACCCGAGGTGCACCGGCACCGGGTACTGCTGCCGCTCTCCGGCATCGCCGGAGTGGTGATCGTGCTCGGTGCCGACGTACTGCTGCGCGCCGTCATGGGCGGTCAGGCCGGCGTCGACATCCCCACCGGAGTGGTGACCACCCTGCTCGGTGCGGCGATCCTGATCTGGCTGGCCCGCCGGCACCGCGACGCCGGCCCCACCCGCCGCCCGCCGGGCGGGCACGCGGCGGTGCGTACGGCGGCCTTCCACCGCACCGTGGTGGTCGTGGCCGGCACGGTGACCGCCGCCGCAGTGCTGCTCGGCATGCTCGCCGGGGACACCTGGGTGCTCTTCGGCGACGTGGTGAACTGGCTCAACGGCAGCACCGGACCGGCGTACACCTTCGTGCTCGACCAACGGTGGCCACGGGTGGCCGCGGCGATGCTGGCCGGCGCGGCGCTCGCGGTCGCCGGCACCACAGTGCAGGCGGTCTGCCGCAACCCGTTGGCCGAGCCCGGCATCCTCGGCATCACCGCCGGGGCCGGGCTGGGCGCGGTCTGCCTGCTCACCTTCGTCCCGCTGGCCGGCGTCTGGGCCGTCTCGGGGGTCGCCGGGGTCGGCGCGATGCTTGCCTTCGCCCTCGTCTACGGCGCGGCCTGGCGGGGCGGGCTCAGCTCCGACCGCCTGGTCCTGATCGGCTTCGGCGCCTGGCAGGGCGGCATGGCGCTGATCACGTACCTGATCGTCGCCTTCGACCCGTGGAACACTGGCAAGGCCCTGACCTGGCTCTCCGGCTCCACCTACGGCCGTACCGCCGGCCAGGTGCTGCCGGTGGCGATCGCGCTGCTGGTGCTCACCCCGGCGGTGGTCGCCGCCCGCCGCGAGCTGGACCTGATGGCGCTGGACGACGACACACCACGGGTGCTCGGCGTCCGGCTGGAGCGCACCCGACTGGTGGCGCTCGGCGCGGCGGCGCTGCTCACCTCGACCGCGGTCTCCGCGGTGGGCGTGATCGGTTTCGTCGGCCTGGTCGCCCCGCACGCCGCCCGTGCCCTGGTCGGCGGTCGGCACGCCCGGGTGTTGCCGGTGGCCGCGCTGCTCGGCGCGGCCCTGGTCAGTCTCGCCGACACCCTCGGCCGCACCGTCATCGCCCCGGCACAGGTCCCCGCCGGCCTGGTCACCGCGTTGATCGGCACCCCGTACTTCGTCTGGCTGCTGTGGCGCTCCCGCGCCGCCACCCCGCAAACCCGGTGA
- a CDS encoding AAA family ATPase — protein sequence MRRALVGRDELFDQAWRSLSEPGPVLLEGPAGIGKTVLLRALVSEAAQAGWQVLSCAPTECETDLPFAALADLLRPLAELTTQLPRPQRVAAEMVLLTREGDEPVDERVIGAATRSLLEAALAMGGPVLVAVDDAPWLDRPSERALRFALRRVGPGPATLVSCRSDNAGALRAAPLGLGAAAGRLTRLSLTPLGVNELHHVLRERVGSTLNRSLLTRIAREAGGNPLVAIEVARAVQRLPEPPEPAEDLPVASSMHQLLGEVLAGLPARCRDAVRLAALLGVPLLRELAAAGVSPSAFDPAEEAGLLVVTPLRVEFAHPVYAAAVRAGIPPGVRRGLHRRLAEVVTDPDERVRHLARCTVTADAVVADALAAAAARQHARGAAEAAANLYEAAGRLTPADDRVNHGERLLAAARCRFDCGDHPGARAAAEVVAATFTGDVRAEALLLRAVVAWSADEPGGTAVEAASRALAATPPGTLLAGRIHAHLALFVDVPEPARAHAQAAIALLAGPGGDRTLLAAALLHLFFNEARAGEPPRTELLDRALAMEGAEPSWLAGTIPAIWWKAIDDPGRARDRLQALLDRAAARGDEPSQYELLKHLGETELLAGRWAVAERHIAAARDLGELLGTELTAETWLAGLLDALRGRLDVAARVAEAGVRLGEELDDDWCRRIHLQLAAFVDLCAGRMAEAAAGYGRLAETVDRMGLTEPLAQRFEPDWIEACVGAGHLATARAALDRLARRHRRLPRPWTSLGLARSRALLDSAGGVDPSAALAELAAARAAVAPDVLPLDRARCLLVAGVVHRRLRRKRPAREALATAAVEFDALGATAFARRARAEAARLGGRPPAPSDLTATEERVARLAAQGRTSRAIADELFVSPKTVETNLSRVYRKLGISRRAELGTALARAGLGAMVGETPDSFADGRP from the coding sequence ATGCGGCGAGCGCTCGTCGGCCGGGACGAACTGTTCGATCAGGCGTGGCGCTCCCTCAGCGAGCCCGGGCCGGTGCTGTTGGAAGGCCCGGCCGGGATCGGCAAGACGGTGTTGCTGCGGGCGTTGGTCAGCGAGGCGGCCCAGGCCGGCTGGCAGGTGCTCTCCTGTGCGCCGACCGAATGCGAGACGGACCTGCCCTTCGCCGCCCTCGCCGACCTGCTGCGCCCGTTGGCGGAGCTGACCACCCAGCTCCCGCGTCCGCAACGGGTCGCGGCCGAGATGGTGCTGCTCACTCGCGAGGGTGACGAACCGGTGGACGAGCGGGTGATCGGCGCGGCCACCCGCTCGCTGCTGGAGGCGGCGCTGGCCATGGGCGGGCCGGTGCTGGTCGCCGTGGACGACGCGCCGTGGCTGGACCGGCCGAGTGAACGCGCCCTGCGGTTCGCGCTGCGGCGGGTCGGCCCGGGACCGGCCACTCTGGTCAGCTGTCGCAGCGACAACGCGGGCGCGTTGCGGGCCGCACCCCTCGGGCTCGGCGCCGCCGCCGGCCGGCTGACCCGGCTGTCGCTGACGCCGCTCGGCGTGAACGAGTTGCACCATGTGCTGCGGGAGCGGGTCGGCAGCACGCTGAACCGCTCGCTGCTGACCCGGATCGCCCGGGAGGCCGGCGGCAATCCGCTGGTCGCCATCGAGGTGGCCCGTGCCGTGCAGCGCCTGCCGGAGCCCCCGGAGCCGGCCGAGGACCTGCCGGTGGCCTCCTCCATGCACCAACTCCTCGGCGAGGTGCTCGCCGGGCTGCCGGCCCGCTGCCGGGACGCCGTACGGCTGGCGGCCCTGCTCGGCGTACCCCTGCTCCGGGAACTGGCGGCGGCCGGGGTCTCCCCCAGCGCGTTCGACCCGGCGGAGGAGGCCGGGCTGCTTGTCGTCACGCCGCTGCGCGTCGAGTTCGCCCACCCGGTGTACGCCGCGGCGGTCCGCGCCGGCATTCCACCCGGCGTCCGGCGTGGCCTGCACCGCCGGCTGGCCGAGGTGGTGACCGACCCCGACGAACGGGTCCGGCACCTGGCCCGCTGCACGGTCACCGCCGATGCGGTGGTGGCCGACGCGCTCGCCGCAGCCGCCGCCCGTCAGCACGCCCGGGGCGCGGCAGAGGCCGCCGCCAACCTGTACGAGGCGGCCGGCCGCCTCACCCCCGCCGACGACCGGGTCAATCACGGCGAGCGGCTGTTGGCGGCGGCCCGCTGCCGGTTCGACTGTGGCGACCATCCGGGGGCCCGAGCCGCCGCCGAGGTGGTGGCCGCCACCTTCACCGGCGACGTACGCGCCGAGGCGTTGCTGCTGCGGGCGGTGGTCGCGTGGAGCGCCGACGAGCCGGGGGGCACGGCGGTCGAGGCCGCGAGTCGGGCGCTGGCGGCGACTCCGCCCGGCACCCTGCTCGCCGGCCGGATCCACGCCCACCTGGCGCTCTTCGTCGACGTGCCGGAACCGGCCCGGGCCCACGCTCAGGCGGCCATCGCCCTGCTCGCCGGGCCCGGCGGCGACCGCACCCTGCTGGCCGCGGCACTGCTGCACCTGTTCTTCAACGAGGCACGGGCCGGCGAGCCGCCGCGCACCGAACTGCTCGACCGCGCCCTGGCGATGGAAGGCGCGGAACCGTCCTGGCTGGCCGGCACGATTCCGGCGATCTGGTGGAAGGCGATCGACGATCCGGGCCGGGCCCGCGACCGGCTCCAGGCACTGCTGGACCGGGCGGCGGCGCGCGGCGACGAACCGTCGCAGTACGAACTGCTCAAGCATCTCGGCGAAACCGAACTGCTGGCGGGACGCTGGGCGGTCGCCGAGCGACACATCGCCGCCGCCCGGGACCTCGGTGAACTGCTCGGCACCGAGCTGACCGCGGAGACCTGGCTGGCCGGGCTGCTCGACGCCCTGCGCGGCCGGCTCGACGTGGCGGCGCGGGTGGCCGAGGCGGGCGTACGGCTGGGCGAGGAGCTCGACGACGACTGGTGTCGGCGGATCCATCTTCAGCTGGCCGCCTTCGTCGATCTCTGTGCCGGGCGGATGGCCGAGGCGGCGGCCGGGTACGGCCGGCTCGCCGAGACCGTGGACCGGATGGGCCTGACCGAACCGCTGGCACAGCGCTTCGAACCGGACTGGATCGAGGCGTGCGTGGGCGCCGGCCACCTGGCCACCGCCCGGGCGGCCCTGGACCGGCTGGCGCGGCGACACCGACGCCTGCCCCGGCCCTGGACGTCGCTGGGGCTGGCCCGCAGCCGGGCCCTGCTGGACAGCGCCGGTGGGGTGGACCCGTCGGCCGCCCTGGCCGAACTCGCCGCGGCGCGTGCTGCGGTGGCACCGGACGTGCTGCCGCTGGACCGGGCCCGGTGCCTGCTGGTCGCCGGGGTGGTGCACCGCCGGCTGCGCCGCAAGCGACCGGCCCGGGAGGCATTGGCGACCGCTGCGGTGGAGTTCGACGCGCTCGGCGCGACGGCCTTCGCCCGGCGGGCCCGGGCCGAGGCGGCCCGGCTCGGCGGGCGTCCGCCCGCGCCGTCGGACCTCACCGCCACCGAGGAGCGGGTCGCCCGGCTCGCCGCCCAGGGACGGACCAGCCGGGCCATCGCCGACGAACTCTTCGTCAGCCCCAAGACCGTCGAGACGAACCTGTCCCGTGTCTACCGCAAGTTGGGCATCTCCCGTCGGGCCGAACTCGGTACCGCGTTGGCCCGCGCCGGCCTCGGCGCAATGGTGGGGGAAACGCCGGATTCCTTTGCGGACGGCCGACCGTAG
- a CDS encoding NAD(P)-dependent alcohol dehydrogenase encodes MRALRLPDWKTDPELVEVDEPTPGPGQVVVKIGAAGACHSDLHLMHDFEAGAVPWNPPFILGHENAGWVHAVGAGVTGLEVGQPVAVYGPWGCGTCARCRIGAENYCENPAAAPVPSGGGGLGLDGGMAEYELVPAARLVVPLPEGLDPVQAAPLTDAGLTPYHAIRRSWPKLPPDSTAVVIGVGGLGHVGVQIIKATTAARVIAVDTRDEALRLAEECGADLTLRSGEKTAEEIRSATAGRGADVVLDFVGADATLRLGAAAARTLGDLTIVGIGGGSLPVGFFSVPYELSIQTTYWGSRPELIEVLELGARGLVRPKTTTFKLDDALRAYGQMQDGTLEGRAVIVP; translated from the coding sequence ATGCGTGCGCTGCGGCTACCCGACTGGAAGACGGATCCGGAGCTGGTCGAGGTCGACGAGCCGACGCCGGGCCCCGGCCAGGTGGTGGTGAAGATCGGCGCTGCCGGTGCCTGCCATTCCGACCTGCACCTCATGCACGATTTCGAGGCGGGTGCGGTGCCCTGGAATCCGCCGTTCATTCTCGGCCACGAGAACGCCGGCTGGGTGCACGCGGTCGGCGCCGGGGTCACCGGGCTGGAGGTGGGCCAGCCGGTGGCCGTGTACGGCCCGTGGGGCTGCGGCACGTGCGCCCGCTGCCGGATCGGTGCCGAGAACTACTGCGAGAACCCGGCCGCGGCGCCGGTGCCCAGCGGCGGGGGTGGGCTGGGCCTGGACGGCGGCATGGCCGAGTACGAGTTGGTGCCGGCCGCCCGGCTCGTCGTACCGCTGCCCGAAGGGTTGGACCCGGTCCAGGCGGCGCCGCTCACCGACGCGGGACTGACGCCGTACCACGCGATCCGCCGGTCCTGGCCCAAGCTGCCGCCCGACAGCACCGCCGTGGTGATCGGTGTCGGCGGGCTCGGGCACGTCGGCGTGCAGATCATCAAGGCGACCACCGCGGCCCGGGTGATCGCCGTGGACACCCGCGACGAGGCGTTGCGGCTCGCCGAGGAGTGCGGCGCGGACCTGACCCTGCGCTCGGGCGAGAAGACCGCCGAGGAGATCAGGTCGGCCACCGCCGGTCGCGGTGCCGATGTGGTGCTGGACTTCGTCGGGGCCGACGCGACCCTGCGGCTCGGCGCCGCCGCCGCGCGTACCTTGGGGGACCTGACGATCGTCGGCATCGGCGGCGGGAGCCTGCCGGTCGGCTTCTTCTCCGTGCCGTACGAGCTCAGCATCCAGACCACCTACTGGGGTAGCCGGCCGGAGCTGATCGAGGTGCTCGAACTCGGTGCCCGGGGGCTGGTTCGGCCAAAGACGACGACGTTCAAGCTGGACGACGCGCTGCGCGCGTACGGCCAGATGCAGGATGGCACATTGGAGGGTCGCGCCGTCATCGTGCCGTGA
- a CDS encoding DUF3558 family protein, which yields MSYLTSARLAATAVAVATLAACGDSAPTEAPPSPAATAEAAPPTEPVDAPEPAAAPPVDACALVSKREAEQLAGTRLEDAVPGGESCSYTGPVSGPLAQVEVYVGDGAKKILDIDRELDHEFETLSGIGDEAYLEDGAVFVNASGVWVAIRLVRLEDPAGYRKPLTELARTVAGRL from the coding sequence GTGAGCTACCTGACCTCCGCCCGGCTCGCGGCGACGGCCGTCGCCGTCGCCACCCTCGCCGCCTGCGGCGACTCCGCGCCCACCGAGGCGCCCCCGTCGCCCGCCGCGACGGCGGAGGCGGCGCCGCCGACCGAGCCGGTCGACGCGCCCGAGCCGGCCGCCGCGCCGCCGGTGGACGCCTGTGCGCTGGTCTCCAAGCGGGAGGCCGAGCAGCTCGCCGGTACCCGGCTGGAGGACGCGGTGCCGGGCGGGGAGAGCTGTTCCTACACCGGACCGGTCTCCGGCCCGCTGGCTCAGGTGGAGGTCTACGTCGGGGACGGGGCGAAGAAGATCCTCGACATCGACCGCGAGCTCGACCACGAGTTCGAGACCCTCTCCGGCATCGGCGACGAGGCGTATCTCGAGGACGGGGCCGTCTTCGTCAACGCCTCCGGGGTGTGGGTCGCCATCCGGCTGGTCCGGCTGGAGGACCCGGCCGGGTACCGCAAACCCCTTACCGAGCTGGCCCGCACGGTGGCCGGACGGCTCTGA
- a CDS encoding iron-siderophore ABC transporter substrate-binding protein, with protein MSRTRVTALVAAVTALALAACGTTENTAEPTAATPAAGGPVTVTDSRGKEVKLDNPASKVVALEWGEAEMLVSLGVMPVGVADPKGYATWVTAAKLDAEVKDVGTRGEPSVDSIVALQPDLVVMADGRGPNLVSQLEKYVPVIVTKSSDATDNLGRMRNDLNMIAQAVGRTTEAEKLLADLDTAIAEGKQKIAEAGATGKSFAIADGWKEGSTVSIRMFGEGALVSQLGIQLGLTNAWQGKTDEVWGLGQTDVEGLTGLKSPDLHFFYNASDGTDVFADGLAGNAIWTSLPFVQQGNLHRMPDGIWTFGGPLSGKQYIDQFVATYAG; from the coding sequence ATGTCTCGTACCCGTGTCACCGCCCTGGTCGCCGCCGTCACCGCGTTGGCGCTGGCCGCCTGCGGCACCACTGAGAACACCGCCGAGCCCACGGCCGCCACCCCCGCCGCCGGCGGGCCGGTCACCGTGACCGACAGCCGCGGCAAGGAGGTGAAGCTCGACAACCCCGCCTCCAAGGTCGTCGCCCTGGAGTGGGGGGAGGCCGAGATGCTGGTCAGCCTCGGCGTCATGCCGGTCGGCGTGGCCGACCCCAAGGGCTACGCCACCTGGGTCACCGCCGCCAAGCTCGACGCCGAGGTCAAGGACGTCGGCACCCGGGGCGAGCCGAGCGTCGACTCGATCGTCGCGTTGCAGCCCGACCTCGTGGTGATGGCCGACGGTCGCGGTCCCAACCTGGTCAGCCAGCTGGAGAAGTACGTGCCGGTGATCGTCACCAAGAGCAGCGACGCCACGGACAACCTCGGCCGGATGCGCAACGACCTCAACATGATCGCCCAGGCGGTCGGCCGGACCACCGAGGCGGAGAAGCTGCTCGCCGACCTGGACACGGCGATCGCCGAGGGCAAGCAGAAGATCGCTGAGGCCGGCGCGACCGGCAAGTCGTTCGCCATCGCCGACGGTTGGAAGGAAGGCAGCACGGTGAGCATCCGGATGTTCGGCGAGGGTGCCCTCGTCTCCCAGCTCGGCATCCAGCTCGGCCTCACCAACGCCTGGCAGGGCAAGACCGACGAGGTCTGGGGCCTGGGCCAGACCGACGTCGAAGGGCTGACCGGGCTGAAGAGCCCCGACCTGCACTTCTTCTACAACGCCTCGGACGGCACCGACGTCTTCGCCGACGGCCTGGCCGGCAACGCCATCTGGACCTCGCTGCCCTTCGTGCAGCAGGGCAACCTGCACCGGATGCCCGACGGTATCTGGACCTTCGGCGGGCCGCTCTCCGGCAAGCAGTACATCGACCAGTTCGTCGCCACGTACGCGGGGTGA
- a CDS encoding ABC transporter ATP-binding protein has product MFSGPASENAEQSLRGADLRLGYHGTPVVHGATITLRPGTVTALVGPNGSGKSTLLRALARLHPIGGGAVHFADGTAAAGLPAKEFARRVTLLAQSRPVPSGVTVRDVVGYGRHPYRGRWRADDPDGPAAVARAMDVTGVAAMADRPVDELSGGELQRVWLATCLAQDTPVLLLDEPTTFLDLRYQVEILDLMRDLADDHGVAVGVVLHDLNQAAAVADEVVLLHNGRVRASGIPAQVFTEPDLTETYGIRIEVAVDPASGLVTTRPVGRHLTRIPV; this is encoded by the coding sequence ATGTTTAGCGGACCGGCGTCGGAAAACGCCGAGCAGAGCCTACGGGGGGCCGACCTCCGGCTGGGCTACCACGGCACACCTGTGGTGCACGGTGCGACGATCACGCTACGGCCCGGCACCGTGACCGCGCTCGTCGGACCCAACGGCAGCGGCAAGTCCACGCTGCTGCGGGCGCTCGCCCGGCTGCACCCCATCGGCGGCGGCGCGGTGCACTTCGCCGACGGCACCGCCGCGGCCGGCCTGCCCGCCAAGGAATTCGCCCGCCGGGTGACCCTGCTCGCGCAGAGCCGACCGGTGCCCAGCGGGGTCACCGTCCGCGACGTGGTCGGCTACGGCCGCCACCCGTACCGGGGCCGTTGGCGTGCCGACGATCCCGACGGGCCCGCCGCGGTGGCCCGCGCGATGGACGTCACCGGGGTGGCCGCGATGGCCGACCGGCCGGTGGACGAGCTGTCCGGTGGCGAATTGCAGCGGGTCTGGCTGGCCACCTGCCTGGCCCAGGACACCCCGGTGCTGCTGCTCGACGAGCCGACCACCTTCCTCGACCTGCGCTACCAGGTCGAGATCCTCGACCTGATGCGTGACCTCGCCGACGACCACGGCGTCGCGGTCGGCGTCGTGCTGCACGACCTCAACCAGGCCGCCGCGGTTGCCGACGAGGTGGTGCTGCTGCACAACGGCCGGGTCCGCGCCAGCGGCATTCCGGCCCAGGTCTTCACCGAGCCAGACCTGACCGAGACCTACGGCATCCGGATCGAGGTCGCCGTCGACCCGGCCAGCGGGCTGGTCACCACCCGCCCCGTGGGCCGGCACCTGACCCGGATCCCGGTCTGA
- a CDS encoding helix-turn-helix domain-containing protein produces the protein MNTKVPTAHRFDSSDPDTISAFLTGAYGTELIMRSTERYRLRHHRIDAGAFWLETVEQTTRLDIDVGPIEALMIGQVVSGRVDRSCAGVNDRLGPGDVFLAAAPGLPFSMHWRPGKLVGCVLDRSVLTKVTGGTADDRAGATRFTGLTPISPGLARLWRHTTSYLNHVVLGNPSAHRQPLVLANAARMLAAAALAVFPNTTAGWPTAMERRDATTATLRRATAFIEEHADRDIGAADIAAAAQVSLRALQLAFRRHLDTTPMAHLRRVRLDRAHHDLLLADPRQETVSAIASRWGFLSHSRFTARYHAIYGIPPSRTLHA, from the coding sequence GTGAACACGAAGGTTCCGACCGCACACCGGTTCGACAGCAGCGACCCGGACACCATCAGCGCCTTCCTGACGGGCGCGTACGGCACGGAACTGATCATGCGGTCGACCGAACGCTATCGGCTGCGCCATCACCGCATCGACGCCGGAGCGTTCTGGTTGGAGACGGTGGAGCAGACCACCCGGCTGGACATCGACGTCGGGCCCATCGAGGCGCTGATGATCGGCCAGGTGGTGAGCGGTCGGGTCGACCGCAGCTGCGCCGGGGTGAACGATCGGCTCGGTCCGGGCGACGTGTTCCTGGCCGCCGCACCGGGCCTGCCGTTCTCGATGCACTGGCGACCCGGCAAGCTCGTCGGGTGCGTGCTCGACCGGTCCGTGCTGACCAAGGTGACCGGCGGCACCGCGGACGACCGGGCGGGTGCGACCAGGTTCACCGGCCTGACCCCGATCTCGCCGGGCCTGGCCCGGCTGTGGCGGCACACCACCAGCTACCTCAACCACGTCGTACTGGGCAACCCGTCCGCCCACCGGCAGCCGCTGGTGCTCGCCAACGCCGCCCGGATGCTGGCCGCCGCCGCCCTCGCGGTTTTCCCCAACACCACCGCCGGCTGGCCGACCGCGATGGAGCGACGCGACGCGACGACCGCGACCCTGCGCCGAGCGACCGCGTTCATCGAGGAGCACGCGGACCGGGACATCGGCGCGGCCGACATCGCCGCCGCCGCCCAGGTCTCGCTGCGGGCCCTGCAACTGGCGTTCCGCCGCCACCTGGACACCACGCCAATGGCCCACCTGCGCCGCGTCCGGCTCGATCGGGCCCACCACGACCTGCTGCTGGCCGATCCGCGACAGGAGACGGTCTCGGCCATCGCCTCGCGATGGGGATTTCTCAGCCACAGCCGGTTCACCGCGCGATACCACGCCATCTACGGAATCCCACCCAGCCGGACGCTGCACGCCTGA